One Mesorhizobium sp. J428 DNA segment encodes these proteins:
- a CDS encoding glycoside hydrolase family 108 protein, producing the protein MDRNFERALKLVLKHEGGWSDHPADPGGATNKGVTLATFRRYVKADATKADLRAITDEQVATVYYRHYWAAVMAHELPAGLDYAVFDFAVNSGPSRAAKYLQAFVGTKQDGRVGPETLKAVAKHDASTLIDALCDKRMAFLKGLKTWPTFKKGWTSRVADVRAQALAWVGRPADVQKVEVEVEKPVVPEKVDKEVKQKTNWLTYIFGAGGIGSGAIAFLRDADWQTIAALMAGGVVAGALSLAAGIWIVRRIKAIKAEIAA; encoded by the coding sequence ATGGACCGCAATTTTGAGCGGGCGCTCAAGCTCGTCCTTAAGCACGAAGGTGGCTGGAGTGATCATCCGGCCGATCCGGGCGGCGCGACCAACAAAGGCGTCACGCTCGCGACGTTCCGCCGATACGTGAAGGCCGACGCCACGAAGGCGGATCTTCGCGCGATCACCGACGAACAGGTGGCGACGGTCTACTATCGGCACTACTGGGCCGCCGTGATGGCGCACGAGCTGCCGGCCGGCCTCGACTATGCCGTGTTCGATTTCGCGGTCAATTCCGGGCCGAGCCGGGCGGCGAAGTATCTGCAGGCCTTTGTCGGCACGAAGCAGGACGGCCGCGTTGGACCGGAGACGCTGAAGGCGGTGGCAAAACACGACGCCAGCACGCTGATCGACGCGCTCTGCGACAAGCGCATGGCTTTCCTGAAGGGATTGAAAACATGGCCGACCTTCAAGAAAGGCTGGACTTCCCGCGTCGCCGATGTGCGGGCACAGGCGCTGGCATGGGTTGGCCGGCCTGCGGACGTCCAGAAGGTGGAGGTCGAGGTCGAGAAGCCCGTCGTTCCCGAGAAGGTCGACAAAGAGGTCAAGCAGAAGACCAACTGGCTGACCTATATCTTCGGCGCGGGCGGCATCGGGTCCGGCGCGATCGCCTTCCTGCGCGATGCGGATTGGCAGACGATCGCGGCGCTGATGGCGGGCGGCGTCGTGGCAGGCGCCCTGTCGCTCGCGGCCGGCATCTGGATCGTGCGCCGCATCAAGGCGATCAAGGCAGAGATCGCGGCGTGA
- a CDS encoding DUF1515 domain-containing protein, whose product MPASLNDIYRALGELTATIKAVNDKVDRISGEMTASEANANASRANVHRRLDEAATRTANLETDMAGVKTDMAGVKKVVTDIQAVTDDVVAMRQKAAGAGTLGHWLIKIGIGVVAFAGWLVSLYTWITGRPPP is encoded by the coding sequence GTGCCGGCATCATTGAATGACATCTATCGCGCGCTCGGCGAGCTCACCGCGACCATCAAGGCGGTGAACGACAAGGTGGACCGCATTTCGGGCGAGATGACCGCCTCGGAAGCCAACGCCAACGCCAGCCGCGCCAATGTGCACCGTCGCCTGGACGAGGCCGCAACCCGCACTGCCAATCTCGAGACGGACATGGCCGGGGTGAAGACCGACATGGCCGGCGTAAAGAAGGTGGTGACGGACATCCAGGCCGTTACCGACGACGTCGTCGCCATGCGCCAGAAGGCGGCCGGCGCCGGCACGCTCGGCCACTGGCTGATCAAGATCGGTATCGGCGTGGTCGCCTTCGCCGGCTGGCTCGTCAGCCTCTACACATGGATCACCGGCCGGCCGCCGCCCTGA
- a CDS encoding DUF982 domain-containing protein — MSDPDRRFAETVPVWTGGHIRMIGSAREAAETLLYRWPDGPETRKRRAAREAALKALEGRATAEVARKALIAAAKEDRIYMAGVRAK; from the coding sequence ATGAGTGATCCCGATCGCCGCTTTGCGGAGACAGTCCCGGTGTGGACCGGTGGGCATATCCGCATGATCGGGTCGGCCCGCGAGGCGGCGGAAACGCTGCTGTATCGCTGGCCCGATGGTCCAGAGACCCGAAAGCGCCGCGCGGCGCGTGAGGCGGCGTTGAAGGCGCTGGAGGGGAGGGCGACCGCCGAGGTGGCACGGAAGGCGCTGATCGCCGCCGCCAAAGAGGACAGGATCTACATGGCCGGCGTGAGGGCCAAATAG
- a CDS encoding SOS response-associated peptidase family protein — MCNLYNVTTNQQAMLDFTRALRDISGNLEESLDVYPDYLAPIVRNTPTGRELARVRWGMPSSQFALMEATKKRARKLEEKGKPVDFAELLKMEPDGGTTNIRNTSSKHWTRWLGVENRCVVPFTRFAEPDPASKVEGGRTPNAWFAIDATQPLAFFAGIWVAGWESVRKVREGLTTNDLFGFLTTDPNGIVAPVHQKAMPVILTTQAEVETWLTAPWPDAKTLQRPLPDDRLVRLAA; from the coding sequence ATGTGCAACCTCTACAACGTCACCACGAACCAGCAGGCGATGCTCGATTTCACGCGAGCGCTGCGTGACATCTCCGGCAACCTGGAGGAATCGCTCGACGTCTACCCCGACTATCTGGCGCCGATCGTGCGCAACACGCCGACCGGCCGGGAGCTGGCACGGGTGCGCTGGGGCATGCCGTCGTCGCAGTTCGCCTTGATGGAAGCGACGAAGAAGCGGGCGCGCAAGTTGGAGGAGAAGGGCAAGCCGGTCGACTTCGCCGAGCTGCTCAAGATGGAGCCGGACGGCGGCACGACCAACATCCGCAACACGTCATCGAAGCATTGGACCCGATGGCTTGGCGTCGAGAACCGCTGTGTCGTGCCGTTCACCAGGTTTGCCGAGCCGGACCCGGCCAGCAAGGTCGAGGGTGGCCGCACGCCGAATGCCTGGTTTGCGATCGACGCCACCCAGCCGCTCGCCTTCTTCGCCGGCATCTGGGTCGCCGGATGGGAGAGCGTGCGCAAGGTCCGCGAGGGCCTGACCACGAACGACCTGTTCGGCTTCCTGACGACGGACCCGAACGGCATCGTCGCGCCAGTGCATCAGAAGGCCATGCCCGTCATCCTCACCACACAGGCCGAGGTCGAGACCTGGCTGACCGCGCCGTGGCCGGACGCAAAGACGTTGCAACGTCCCCTCCCCGACGATCGGCTCGTCCGGCTGGCCGCATGA
- a CDS encoding thermonuclease family protein, whose protein sequence is MAAALVAVLLASVAAHGNEMILGRASVIDGDTIEIAGQRIRLDGIDAPEGWQRCQDAAGAEYRCGAASAKVLDEFLAQSRPTSCRRVSRDRYGRTVAVCTRADGADVASWLVRHGHALDWPKYSKGRYALQQKAAQAAKAGMWVGTFVEPWEARRSR, encoded by the coding sequence ATGGCCGCCGCCCTCGTTGCTGTCTTGCTGGCGAGTGTCGCTGCGCACGGCAACGAGATGATCCTCGGCCGCGCCTCGGTGATCGACGGGGATACGATCGAGATCGCCGGACAGCGGATCCGGCTGGACGGGATCGACGCACCGGAGGGCTGGCAGCGATGCCAGGACGCAGCCGGCGCCGAGTATCGATGCGGGGCGGCGTCCGCCAAAGTTCTCGACGAGTTTCTGGCGCAGTCGCGTCCGACGTCATGCCGGCGCGTGTCGCGTGATCGGTATGGGCGGACAGTCGCGGTGTGCACCCGTGCTGATGGCGCCGACGTGGCTTCCTGGCTCGTCAGGCACGGCCATGCGCTCGACTGGCCGAAATACTCCAAAGGCCGATACGCGCTGCAGCAGAAGGCCGCGCAGGCCGCCAAAGCGGGAATGTGGGTAGGCACGTTCGTCGAGCCGTGGGAGGCTCGGAGGAGCCGATAG
- a CDS encoding D-alanyl-D-alanine carboxypeptidase family protein — protein sequence MRGFSAALAVVVSLVLSAGASFAQFETKAARAYMIDAETGTTLYAKNPDAAFPPASLAKLMTMEVVFDALKSGRYSRETTFQVSEHAWRTGGAPSRTATMFAAVKSFVPLGDLIQGATVITANDACIVMAEGISGSEAGFTEQMNQRARKIGLTKSIFVNPTGLPADGQSVTARDLVTLARHLWQAYPEFYPHYSQPEYKWNNINQQNRNPLIKLGIGADGLATGFAEEAGFGIVASAAGDGKRLFLAMSGMSSDKERVDEARKLIEWGMRAFRKIDIFAADETVGEAKTYGGEKARVRLSAHGPVSMLVPTENRDKVIARIVYEGPVEAPVEAGQPVGKLKIWVGDMLTQETPLYAAESVGVGSLWRRTLDALEELAIGWLR from the coding sequence ATGCGCGGCTTTTCGGCGGCCCTGGCCGTCGTCGTTTCGCTCGTTCTCTCGGCCGGAGCCTCCTTCGCGCAGTTCGAGACCAAGGCCGCGCGCGCCTACATGATCGACGCCGAGACCGGCACGACCCTCTATGCTAAGAATCCCGATGCAGCCTTCCCGCCGGCTTCGCTTGCCAAGCTGATGACAATGGAAGTCGTCTTCGACGCGCTCAAGTCCGGACGATACAGCCGCGAGACGACATTCCAGGTCAGCGAACATGCCTGGCGCACCGGCGGAGCGCCGTCGAGGACCGCGACCATGTTCGCGGCGGTCAAATCCTTCGTGCCGCTGGGCGACCTGATCCAGGGCGCAACGGTGATCACCGCCAACGATGCCTGCATCGTCATGGCAGAAGGGATTTCCGGATCGGAGGCGGGCTTCACCGAACAGATGAACCAGAGGGCCAGGAAGATCGGGCTGACGAAGTCTATCTTCGTCAATCCGACCGGCCTGCCGGCAGACGGCCAGTCGGTCACCGCGCGCGACCTCGTCACCCTCGCGCGCCATCTCTGGCAGGCCTATCCCGAGTTCTATCCGCACTATTCTCAGCCCGAATACAAGTGGAACAACATCAACCAGCAGAACCGCAACCCGTTGATCAAGCTGGGGATCGGTGCCGACGGGCTCGCCACCGGCTTCGCGGAGGAGGCGGGGTTCGGCATCGTCGCCTCGGCGGCGGGCGACGGCAAGCGGCTGTTCCTCGCCATGAGCGGCATGTCGAGCGACAAGGAGCGCGTGGACGAGGCGCGCAAGCTGATCGAATGGGGTATGCGCGCCTTTCGCAAGATCGACATCTTCGCGGCCGACGAAACGGTGGGCGAGGCGAAGACATATGGCGGCGAGAAGGCGCGCGTCAGGCTTTCCGCGCACGGCCCCGTGTCCATGCTCGTGCCGACGGAGAATCGCGACAAGGTGATCGCGCGCATCGTCTACGAAGGACCGGTCGAAGCTCCGGTCGAGGCCGGACAGCCGGTCGGCAAGCTGAAGATCTGGGTCGGCGACATGCTGACCCAGGAGACGCCGCTCTACGCCGCCGAATCGGTGGGCGTCGGATCGCTGTGGCGGCGGACCCTCGACGCGCTCGAGGAACTGGCGATCGGCTGGCTGCGCTGA
- the tmk gene encoding dTMP kinase codes for MARGLFVTFEGGEGAGKSTQIVRLAEALRAEGREVLVTREPGGSPGAEAVRHVLLSGAAETFGPAMEAILFAAARSDHVEQVIRPAVEKGTIVLCDRFLDSSRVYQGVTGNLDAGFMRALEAVAINGMMPDLTVILDLDPALGLARAAARRGNETADRFEKETLDIHEWRRRAFLDIAAREPERCVVVDASAPADRVAADIERAVRARLIGEDAAQAKRQGQGA; via the coding sequence TTGGCGCGCGGACTTTTCGTGACATTCGAAGGCGGTGAGGGGGCCGGCAAGTCGACGCAGATCGTGCGACTGGCCGAGGCACTGCGCGCCGAGGGGAGGGAGGTGCTGGTGACGCGCGAGCCGGGCGGCTCGCCCGGCGCGGAAGCGGTTCGCCACGTGCTGCTCTCGGGTGCTGCCGAGACCTTCGGCCCGGCGATGGAGGCGATCCTGTTCGCCGCGGCGCGCTCCGACCATGTCGAGCAGGTGATCCGTCCCGCCGTCGAGAAGGGCACGATCGTGCTCTGCGACCGCTTTCTCGATTCATCGCGGGTCTACCAGGGCGTGACGGGCAATCTCGACGCCGGCTTCATGCGCGCGCTGGAAGCGGTCGCGATCAACGGGATGATGCCCGACCTGACGGTGATCCTCGACCTCGATCCAGCGCTCGGGCTGGCGCGGGCCGCCGCACGACGCGGCAATGAGACGGCCGACCGGTTCGAAAAGGAGACGCTCGACATCCACGAGTGGCGCAGGCGGGCCTTCCTCGACATTGCGGCGCGCGAGCCGGAGCGCTGCGTCGTCGTCGACGCGTCCGCGCCCGCCGATCGCGTGGCCGCGGACATTGAACGCGCAGTCCGCGCGCGCCTGATCGGCGAGGACGCGGCGCAGGCAAAGCGGCAAGGGCAGGGTGCATGA
- a CDS encoding DNA polymerase III subunit delta', with protein sequence MSERLAPEQADSLPDVPEPAENPHLFGHAEHAAHIAGAYRTGKLHHALLLTGPKGIGKATFAFHIAHHLLSHPRGEDAPETFGQPDPSSSLARQVASGAHPAVLHLTRPYDERAKKFKSAITVDEVRRVGRFLSLRAHDDSYRVVIVDPADEMNRNAANALLKSLEEPPARAIFLLVSHSPGGLLPTIRSRCQVLRLAPLSETEIGSVLNSFGTGLPNAPEARRALLDRAGGSARQAILLAEHGGFDITEAADQFVGKARRDPLDAYRLADAVTGRDQTVTFEILNDHLLEKVARAATDAAAQGEGRRAARLAELWYEANSTIRETDTYNLDKRQHVVGLLNRIGDALSR encoded by the coding sequence ATGAGCGAACGTCTCGCGCCCGAACAGGCCGACAGCCTGCCCGACGTGCCTGAGCCGGCCGAGAACCCGCATCTGTTCGGCCATGCGGAGCATGCCGCCCATATCGCCGGCGCCTACCGGACCGGCAAGCTGCATCACGCTTTGCTGCTGACCGGGCCGAAGGGCATCGGCAAGGCGACCTTCGCCTTCCATATTGCGCACCACCTCCTGTCGCACCCGCGCGGCGAGGATGCGCCCGAGACGTTCGGCCAGCCCGATCCTTCGAGCTCGCTGGCGCGGCAGGTGGCGAGCGGTGCGCATCCCGCGGTGCTGCATCTGACGCGGCCCTATGACGAGCGGGCGAAGAAGTTCAAGAGCGCCATCACCGTGGACGAGGTGCGCCGTGTCGGCCGCTTTTTGTCGCTGCGGGCGCATGACGACAGCTACCGCGTCGTCATCGTCGACCCGGCCGACGAGATGAACCGCAATGCGGCGAATGCGCTGCTGAAGAGCCTGGAGGAGCCGCCGGCGCGCGCCATCTTCCTGCTGGTCTCGCATTCGCCGGGAGGCCTGCTGCCGACCATCCGCTCCCGCTGCCAGGTGCTGCGTCTCGCGCCGCTGTCCGAGACGGAGATCGGCTCGGTGCTCAATTCGTTCGGCACCGGCCTGCCCAACGCTCCGGAGGCGCGCCGCGCGCTGCTCGACCGCGCCGGCGGCAGCGCCAGGCAGGCGATCCTGCTTGCGGAGCACGGCGGCTTCGACATCACCGAGGCGGCCGACCAGTTCGTCGGCAAAGCGCGGCGCGATCCGCTGGACGCCTACAGGCTGGCCGACGCCGTGACCGGGCGCGACCAGACGGTGACCTTCGAGATCCTCAACGACCATCTGCTCGAAAAGGTCGCGCGCGCGGCCACCGACGCCGCGGCGCAAGGCGAGGGAAGACGGGCCGCGCGCCTCGCCGAACTGTGGTACGAGGCCAATTCGACGATCCGCGAGACCGACACCTACAATCTCGACAAGCGCCAGCACGTCGTCGGGCTGCTCAACCGCATCGGCGACGCATTGAGCCGGTAG
- the metG gene encoding methionine--tRNA ligase, which yields MPKEKFYLTTPIFYPNGKPHIGHAYTVIATDALARFQRLDGRQVFFLSGTDEHGLKMQQTAEKEGVTPQELADRNSAIFRTMEETLGASNDDFIRTTEERHKRACQAIWQRMADNGDIYLDRYSGWYSVRQEAYFDESETTVGEDGVRREPLGSPVEWNEEETYFFRLSAYQDKLLELYESQPDFVGPAERRNEVMSFVRSGLKDLSVSRSTFKWGVPVPGDDKHVMYVWVDALTNYITAAGFPDESNPRWGFWPADVHIIGKDIVRFHAVYWPAFLMSAGIPLPKRVYAHGFLFNRGEKMSKSVGNVVDPFSLVEHYGLDQVRYFFLREVPFGQDGSYSHEAIVNRTNADLANGIGNLAQRSLSMIAKNCGGKVPARDLTDDDRAVLAEADKALVQARRAMGEQAIHQALAGVIAVVSEADRYFDRQAPWALRKTDPARMETVLWTTAEAVRRIAIMLQPFVPGSAAKLLDLLAVAPDKRGFAHAGDANALVSGTPLPAPAGVFPRYVEAAGN from the coding sequence ATGCCAAAAGAAAAATTCTATCTCACGACACCGATCTTCTATCCGAACGGCAAGCCGCATATCGGCCATGCCTATACGGTGATCGCAACCGACGCGCTGGCGCGCTTCCAGCGCCTCGACGGCAGGCAAGTGTTCTTCCTGTCGGGAACGGACGAGCACGGCCTGAAGATGCAGCAGACGGCCGAGAAGGAAGGCGTGACGCCGCAGGAACTGGCCGACCGCAATTCGGCGATCTTCCGCACCATGGAAGAGACGCTCGGCGCCTCCAACGACGATTTCATTCGCACGACCGAGGAGCGCCACAAGCGCGCCTGCCAGGCGATCTGGCAGCGCATGGCCGACAATGGCGACATCTATCTCGACCGCTACAGCGGCTGGTATTCGGTGCGCCAGGAAGCCTATTTCGACGAGAGCGAGACGACCGTCGGCGAGGATGGTGTGCGCCGCGAGCCGCTGGGCTCGCCCGTCGAGTGGAATGAGGAGGAGACCTACTTCTTCCGCCTGTCTGCCTACCAGGACAAGCTGCTCGAACTCTACGAGAGCCAGCCCGATTTCGTCGGCCCTGCAGAGCGGCGCAACGAGGTGATGAGCTTCGTCAGGTCGGGGCTGAAGGATCTGTCGGTGTCGCGCTCGACCTTCAAGTGGGGCGTGCCGGTGCCCGGCGACGACAAGCATGTGATGTACGTCTGGGTCGACGCGCTGACCAACTACATCACCGCGGCCGGCTTCCCGGACGAGAGCAACCCGCGCTGGGGCTTCTGGCCGGCCGACGTGCACATCATCGGCAAGGACATCGTGCGGTTCCACGCCGTCTACTGGCCGGCCTTCCTGATGTCGGCCGGCATACCGCTGCCCAAGCGCGTCTACGCGCACGGCTTCCTGTTCAACCGCGGCGAGAAGATGTCGAAGTCGGTCGGCAACGTCGTAGATCCGTTCTCGCTGGTGGAGCATTACGGGCTCGACCAGGTGCGCTACTTCTTCCTGCGCGAGGTGCCGTTCGGCCAGGACGGCAGCTACAGCCACGAGGCGATCGTCAACCGCACCAATGCGGACCTGGCGAACGGCATCGGCAACCTCGCCCAGCGCTCGCTGTCGATGATCGCCAAGAACTGCGGCGGCAAGGTTCCGGCACGCGACCTGACGGACGACGACCGCGCCGTGCTCGCCGAGGCCGACAAGGCGCTCGTCCAGGCCCGCCGCGCCATGGGCGAACAGGCGATACACCAGGCGCTCGCAGGTGTAATCGCGGTGGTGAGCGAGGCGGATCGCTATTTCGACCGCCAGGCGCCATGGGCGCTGCGCAAGACCGATCCCGCGCGCATGGAGACCGTGCTGTGGACCACGGCGGAAGCCGTGCGCCGCATCGCCATCATGCTGCAACCTTTCGTGCCGGGCTCGGCGGCCAAGCTGCTCGACCTGCTGGCCGTGGCGCCGGACAAGCGCGGCTTTGCCCATGCGGGCGACGCCAACGCGCTCGTTTCCGGCACGCCGCTGCCGGCGCCGGCGGGCGTGTTTCCACGTTACGTCGAGGCGGCGGGCAACTGA
- a CDS encoding TatD family hydrolase, giving the protein MLVDSHCHLDFPDFASECADVIARAKENGVGAMVTISTRVRRFDEIRAIAETYPEVWCSVGTHPHNAGEEDRISAGELVALSAHPRCVAIGEAGLDYFYDHAPREAQARGFRTHIEAARRTGLPLVIHARDADADVAAILEDETGKGAFPFLLHCFSSGADLARTGLRLGGYISFSGILTFRRSDELRAIAREVPRERLLVETDAPYLAPTPYRGKRNEPAYVHHTAEVLAETIGVTVDEIERITTDNFYRLFSKAVRPAAA; this is encoded by the coding sequence ATGCTGGTCGACAGCCACTGCCACCTCGATTTTCCGGACTTCGCTTCCGAGTGCGCGGACGTGATCGCCCGCGCCAAGGAAAACGGCGTCGGCGCAATGGTGACGATCTCGACGCGCGTGCGCCGCTTCGACGAGATCCGCGCCATCGCCGAAACCTATCCCGAGGTCTGGTGCTCCGTCGGCACGCATCCGCACAATGCAGGCGAGGAAGACCGCATTTCGGCCGGCGAACTGGTCGCGCTGTCGGCGCATCCGCGCTGCGTGGCGATCGGCGAGGCCGGCCTCGACTATTTCTACGACCATGCGCCGCGCGAGGCGCAGGCGAGGGGGTTCCGCACCCATATCGAGGCCGCGCGGCGCACCGGTCTGCCGCTCGTGATCCATGCGCGCGACGCGGATGCCGACGTCGCCGCGATCCTGGAGGACGAGACGGGGAAGGGCGCCTTCCCCTTCCTTCTCCACTGCTTCTCCTCCGGCGCGGACCTCGCCCGCACCGGCCTGCGCCTCGGCGGCTATATCTCCTTTTCCGGCATCCTGACCTTCCGCCGCTCCGACGAGCTGCGCGCGATCGCCCGAGAAGTGCCGCGCGAGAGGCTGCTGGTCGAGACCGATGCGCCCTATCTGGCGCCGACGCCGTATCGCGGCAAGCGCAACGAGCCGGCCTATGTGCACCACACCGCCGAGGTGCTGGCCGAGACGATCGGCGTGACGGTGGACGAGATCGAGCGCATCACGACGGACAATTTCTACCGGCTCTTCTCCAAGGCCGTCCGGCCGGCGGCGGCCTGA
- a CDS encoding MBL fold metallo-hydrolase yields MADRLRLTILGCGSSPGVPRITGDWGQCDPDNPKNRRRRASALVERISARGTTRIVIDTGPDFRDQMLTAGVTRLDAAIYTHPHADHIHGIDDLRGFVIEQRRLMPVYADAPTSLRLMEAFGYCFVTPEGSSYPPILKHVPIEHGVPFEIAGEGGPITFEPLPQIHGDIISLGFRIGNLAYCADVSGFTGATPERLRNLDWLVIDALQYRPHPSHLSLEQALQWIDRLDPKRAVLTHMHTPLDYDTVRRTTPDHVEPAFDGMTIELDLNDT; encoded by the coding sequence ATGGCGGACCGGCTGCGCCTCACCATCCTCGGCTGCGGTTCGTCGCCGGGCGTGCCGCGTATCACCGGCGACTGGGGCCAATGCGATCCCGACAATCCGAAGAACCGCCGCCGCCGCGCTTCGGCGCTGGTGGAGCGCATTTCCGCGCGCGGCACGACGCGCATCGTCATCGATACCGGCCCCGATTTCCGCGACCAGATGCTGACCGCCGGCGTGACGCGTCTCGACGCGGCAATCTACACCCATCCGCATGCTGACCACATCCACGGCATCGACGACCTGCGCGGCTTCGTCATCGAGCAGCGCCGCCTGATGCCGGTCTACGCAGATGCGCCGACGTCGCTGCGCCTGATGGAGGCTTTCGGCTACTGTTTCGTGACGCCGGAAGGCAGCTCCTATCCGCCGATCCTGAAGCATGTGCCGATCGAGCACGGCGTGCCATTCGAGATCGCAGGCGAGGGCGGTCCGATCACGTTCGAACCCCTGCCCCAAATCCATGGCGACATCATCTCGCTTGGCTTCCGCATCGGCAACCTGGCCTATTGCGCTGATGTCAGCGGCTTCACCGGCGCCACGCCCGAGCGGCTGAGAAACCTCGACTGGCTCGTCATCGACGCGCTGCAGTATCGGCCGCATCCGAGCCATCTGTCACTTGAACAGGCTTTGCAATGGATCGACCGGCTCGACCCGAAGCGCGCCGTGCTGACCCATATGCACACGCCGCTCGACTACGACACCGTGCGCCGCACGACGCCGGACCATGTCGAGCCGGCGTTCGACGGGATGACGATAGAGCTCGATCTCAACGATACCTAG
- a CDS encoding GFA family protein, with protein sequence MERFTGGCLCGDIRIVASGRPYRVGLCHCLDCRKHHGALFHASAIFPQDAVTIEGETRDYAGRHFCPRCGSSVFARTGDEVEVSLGSLDAPDQFLPTYELWTIRRESWLPPFPVTRRYERDRDGTGRFEE encoded by the coding sequence ATGGAGCGATTCACGGGGGGCTGCCTGTGCGGCGACATTCGGATCGTGGCGTCAGGGCGCCCATACCGCGTCGGGCTGTGCCATTGCCTGGATTGCCGCAAGCATCACGGAGCGCTCTTTCACGCGTCCGCGATCTTCCCGCAGGATGCGGTGACGATCGAGGGCGAGACCCGCGACTATGCCGGGCGGCATTTCTGTCCGCGCTGCGGCTCGTCCGTCTTTGCCCGCACCGGCGACGAGGTCGAGGTGAGCCTGGGATCGCTGGACGCGCCCGACCAATTCCTGCCGACCTACGAACTGTGGACCATCCGCCGCGAATCCTGGCTGCCGCCGTTTCCGGTCACGAGACGATACGAGCGCGATCGCGACGGCACCGGTCGGTTTGAGGAGTAG
- a CDS encoding sulfite exporter TauE/SafE family protein codes for MDWTTAVVLAGAAAAGFAQGVSGFAFSLVSLSIWVWAISPQLAAPMAVFGSLAGQLVTLPWVWRGFDLVLLMPLVIGGLLGVPLGIFLLHWLDPNLFKLALGIFLLIYCPLTLLLPHDFQLRAGGRFADAAAGFIGGVMGGLSGASGPIPTLWTTLRGFAKETQRGVLQAFNIAMHVATLTGYALAGTINQDTLGMFALIAPALAIPAVLGVQVFRRMPTPAFRRLVLLLLVLSGIVLFSGSVRAFLGSL; via the coding sequence ATGGACTGGACCACGGCGGTAGTTCTGGCAGGCGCTGCGGCCGCGGGCTTCGCGCAAGGCGTCTCCGGCTTCGCCTTCTCGTTGGTGTCGCTGTCGATCTGGGTCTGGGCGATATCGCCGCAGCTCGCCGCGCCCATGGCCGTCTTCGGGTCGCTGGCCGGCCAGTTGGTGACCTTGCCTTGGGTCTGGCGCGGCTTCGACCTCGTGCTCCTCATGCCGCTGGTCATCGGCGGTCTTCTCGGCGTGCCGCTCGGTATCTTCCTGCTGCACTGGCTCGACCCGAACCTGTTCAAGCTGGCGCTGGGCATTTTCCTGCTGATCTATTGCCCACTCACTCTGCTGCTGCCGCATGACTTCCAGTTGCGCGCGGGCGGCCGCTTCGCCGACGCCGCCGCCGGCTTCATCGGCGGGGTCATGGGCGGACTGTCGGGCGCGTCTGGCCCGATCCCGACGCTGTGGACCACGTTGCGCGGTTTTGCAAAGGAGACGCAGCGCGGCGTGCTGCAGGCGTTCAACATCGCCATGCACGTGGCAACGCTGACCGGATACGCCCTCGCCGGCACGATCAACCAGGATACGCTCGGCATGTTCGCCCTTATCGCCCCGGCGCTGGCGATCCCGGCGGTCCTCGGCGTGCAGGTGTTCCGCCGCATGCCGACGCCGGCGTTTCGCCGGCTGGTCCTGCTGCTCCTGGTCCTCTCCGGTATCGTCCTGTTTTCGGGCAGCGTCCGCGCCTTTCTCGGATCGCTGTAG